The sequence CTCCACAGGGACCCTGCAGCACTGTGGCTGTGGCCCAGGGTGAGTGTGGTCACCAGCCTCCCAAGGTCCGTCAGCAGGGCACGGTGACAGGTCGCTCCTGACGCTCTGCTGTGGAGGCTACCAATGAGACAAAGGAAAACCAAGACGTGCAGGAGAGAGGCACTCCGGTCGGCTGGGGCTAGTGCCTGGGAACCAAACTCCTGTGGAGAAGGCCCTGGAGGATGCTTTGGCCGCAAGTGACCAGGAGCGTCTCCCTGGGGTTGAAGGGCACCCCCAGCTCTCCATGGGGACTCCAATGGGCTTAGGCTCCAGGCAGTTCTGAGCCAGGCTTCTTACCCTAGGAAGCCAATCCAACTAGACTACAATGCCAAGGCCCCATTTCCAAACCATGCCAGGGTAGGGGTATAGGCCGAGTGCTAAGCACAAGCAGCTGAGGTCCCCACTGCAGGGCGGGCACCCCCACGCCTGTTTCCTCCAGCAGGTCAGGGCAGCAGCTCTGCCCCTGCGCCCTTCCTTGCGGAGATCTCCCCTCTCCAACAATGGTTACCTGCTCTGCTAGGGTAGCAGGGGGCGAGGCCAGCCCTCCCGAGGACATGCACCCTGACCCCCAGTGCACAGAGAAAAACAACCCAGAGAACAAGTTCGGGGCAGGGATGATGCAGCAGGTGACAGGGTGGGGACTGTGGGACCACAGCAGTTGAAGGCAAGATGGAGATGCCAGCAAAGGCCAGAGGGAGGAGCCTTGGCAGAGGGAACCACTTGGGGGAGCAagcccagggcaggcagggcagcCCTGGTGGGTGGGAGCCAGGGGTTGGCGGAAGGAACTGAGGGCAGGTACATGATCCCCACCTGCCACAAAGCCCCACAAAACACTCAACCACCTTTTCATCCAAAATCAAGGCTGTATTTACCTTCATTGGTTGATGTGAGAACAGACTGTTTAAAATAACCGGGGTCTACCGTGAAAACATGGGGTTGAAAATACAGAACGGAATAAAGCAAACAGCCAAGGATGGCCAAACCGAGGCTCCAACGCTCAGGAAACAGGTGTGGACGTCAGGAAAGAAGGGATACTGACAAGAGGGTACAGTGACATCATGGGGTTATGAAAGTAAGACTGAAACCGAAAGGAAATCATGCCAAAGCCTTGGCCGGTGGGAGAACATGAGACCGATGTCTTCTGATGGCCTCCGTGGAGAAGAAACACAGGTTATTTCTTTTGTGATCAGCCTTGAGCCTCTTTACCTCCCAATCCCTACTCATCTGGGGTGGATCCCCAGGCCACCGCACAACCAGCCCGAGGTGCACGCACATCCCAGGGCCACTCCGCAGTCCCCCAGCGGCCTGGCCGCTCAAGCGCTTGCATAGTTGAAGGATGTTGCTGCCATTAAACGTCTGAGGGCAGTTCCAACTGACAGCGGGTGGGTTGTTGTGACCACCTTAAACAAACAACCAGAGAAATTTCTAGAAACTGTTTTTATAAAGTCTACCTAGGTTAAGAATTTAATAacatcatatatttatattaacagACTAtttacagtttcatttttctttttaaaaaaacaaaccgaAAAAGAAACCCTTTTACACTTCTGCATAATAAGGCAAAAAAAGCTTTGTACATTATTATCTTAATATATATCTGTAACTTCGGTTCCAAGTACCAAGGGAGGGTCAGGGCCAGGCCTGAGTGGGGGCCTCACAGTGCATTGGACAAAATGACCGTTTTTTTCCAccataaataagacaaaaaaaaccCCAGGGGCTCTGGAGACAGATCTGAGGCCATTAAATTGCAAAACCAAACtaaaagtaaaaaagcaaaagTGTCTTTCGTTTCTCTTAAGTGTCTAAAGAGcacaaagttgaaaaaaatacaaatctatTAAAAATGCTTCTCACCTGTGGGAAAAAAGGTacaaacttgaattttttttttttccagtagcctAATCTCAAGCTCGGAAAACAAAAGATCACCCCCAGAAAAGCTGTGTGTGACACCCCCGACGCTGCGAGTGGAAAAGTGAGCGTCGCCACCCCAGGGCCGATGGAACTGTGCTTAGGTTCTAGAAACGGACGTTTAGAAAAGTGGACAGCAGTGCGTTCCTGGAGGGGACCCGCACGCGCGGTGGGAGTGGGCCCGCGGCCACTACCGCGCCTCCACCTCCTGGGGGTTGCGGGACGGGGAGTAGTCGCGGGCCTCGCCCGGCGCGCGAGCCCCCAGCGGCGTAGTCCTGCTCCGCGGCTGCCCCGGGGGCGTGGGGGGCCCGCCTGCGGCCACCAGCGGCGGCGGCGCGCCAAGCGCGGCAGCGGCAGTGGGCGGGGTCCGCGCCAGGAGACTGTTGTGCAGCGCGGCGGGCGCGAGGCGCGGGTAGTGCAGGGCGCCCAGCGCCGGCAGCAGCGTCGCGCCGTCCAGGTGCGCGGCCCGGGCGCGCTCTAGCTCGTCGCGGCGCGCCTCCCGCAGGCGCTCGGGGCTGTAGTCGTGCGGTTCGCGGTCCCGGTAGGGGCGCTCGGGCGGCTCGAGGAGGGCGGCGGGGCCCGGTCCCGGCGGGGCGCGGCGGGGCAGCTCCGGGCCGCGGTAGGCGTCGCGCGGCGGCTCCCACGCGAAGGCCGGGCGCTCGCGGCCCGCGGGGCCCGGGCCAGGCTGTGGGGGCACGTCGCCATCCTCACCGCGCTCCTCCTTGACCTTCACGTCGCTCTGGGGCTGCTCGGCCAGCGCCTCTTGCGGCTTCCCAGGCTCGCGGCCCAGGAGACCGGCCAGGCGCAGGCCCTCCCCCAGGGCCATCTTGCTGGGCTTGGGGCCATCCTCCCTGGCCGGGGAGTGGCTCTCCTTGATGCGGAGCTCAGCCTCGCGTTCGGCGGGGATCCCGGGCCGGCCCGGATCGCCCTGGCCCCGGAGCACGAGGCCACTGCCTGGGTGGCCCACGGGCGCCGCTGGAGAGGCCCGGCTCAGCAGGCGTGTCTTTTCCAGGAGGTCCCTGGGAgcgacaacacacacacacccccgctCAGCCTGACGGGACACCCTGCAGCGAGTTCCTCTGCCACCAAGTTCCCACCTAATGTGGCACCATCACCATCCACTGAAGTGACCTCAGGGTccttgtgtgtgtgggtgtgtgtccaCGTGTGATTGCACGCTAGGTTCCTGTGCAATCACTGCTAGTGGCACCCATCAACACACACATGGTGATCATAACCCACACCCCCACAAGGGCATCCCCATACCTGCCTCCCCCACACGGGCAACTCTGGAGCCCAACTTTGCAACAGAAGCACAGACTTCACCAGAACCCAGAGAACTTTGGGAAGTTCCACCCGCCTCAGACCCACTGATCCACTGATCTGGAGGGATGGGGTTCTGAAATCCCCTTCTGGTGGGTGTGTGTGGCCCAGCTGGGGCTCACCAGAGttccacccaccccatcccagtcCGGTTCTCACCCATGAGGTGCCACTCTGGACGTTTTAGCCCTTTGGCCCTGAGGCTGGGAGCAAGGGGGGCATGACCTCCACCCTGAtgtggggctgggagggcagcTGAGCTTGAGCACATCAGGTGCCCAGGTCCCCCCAACCTCACTGCTGCACCTGGCTACCCTTACTGCACTTGCAGCCCGCCCTCTTGACCCTGATGTCCCTGCGGGGGGCTGCAGTTCCCTGGGCTCCTGACCCTCTGCGGTGACAGTGATGGTTGTAGGATGTGAGCAGGCCCTGGGGTGCTCCCCGGCACCCTTCCTGGGGCCTGTGACAAATGTCCCCCTCATCTTCTAGATCACCCCCTCCCTCACTGTCCTCTCAGGCTCTGCCCAACACCTAGCTTGCAGCAATGCCCAGACCTGGCCGGAAGGGCTGGCCAGGGAGCCTTCCCCTGCTCCTGTCTGCATGGCTGGCCCATGACTCCTCCAGAACCAAGTCCCGGACTCTGCTGCTCCCGTTAATGCAggctccctcctgccctgccctggcctAGCTCTGCTGCCCgtggggtgaggagggggaaCACACCACCTCAGCCCCCATCCTCCAGCTCAAGGGCTCCCCGCAGGTCTACCTCCCAGACCTGGCACCCTCTGGTGGTTCAGCAGCCCCCCTCCGGCACTGCCCTGCAGGTCTGAGCTACCTCTAGACCTACCATGTCCAGAAGCCCACCATCCCTGCCAGGGCCTTGGTGGAAGTGACCCTTATCCCGGATGGTACCTGCCCAGATCGTGCCCCAGCAAGAGTCTTCTGTGGCAACAAGGTGGAGAGTATGTGGACTCGGGGGTTCCCCTCCCCTGGTCTTTCCTACCCCAAAGACGCAGTCTTCGCGTCCTCCCACAGAAGATTTCCGTGTGCCCTCTTGGGTTCAGGAGAGGTGGCTTGGGGCTGCAGGTGCTGGGGGGGGCCAAAGTCGGGGCGGCAGGGAGCTGGCAGAACGGGTGGGTGGAGGGGCCCCAACTCACCGGTCCCGCCCCTCCTTGCCCTTGTCCAGCTCCCGGCTGTGGTTGGTCAGGGCTGAGACCCGCTCGGCATCTAAAGGCTTGGGCCACGGGGGTGGCGTGGGGAAGGAGGGTGGCGCTCGGTGCAGCCGGTTCCAGGCCTcgtgggggctgggcaggccaTGCAGCGTGGGGCCCTCCTTGGGGGCAAAGATGCTGCCGCCGCCGGGAGCTGGGGAAGGGGTTGGCAGCAGAGGGTGAGGCCAGGGGGCCAGGGAGGAGCACACACAGGGAGATGCCCAACCCCAGACCCTGAGGAGACGAGGGCCAACAGTCCGCCCGGTGTCCCTGTAGCCCTGATGCACGCCCGTGCCCGTGTGAAGGGAGAGAAGGCGGCAGGGTCACTCACTCAGCGCGTGGCTGCCAAGGCCTCCGAAGGCGTTGCTGcccaggctccccaggccccCGAAGGTGCTTGATCTGCTGAAAGGGTCTGTGGGTGCAACAAGCACTCAGGAATTTCTGTGTGCACCAAGCCCTCCCCTACCCCGGGGCTCCAGAACCTGGCAGGTACCACCTGCACAATCTGAGGGTGCCCTGGCTCTTGGGGGTCAGCACAGGCCAGCCAGACTGCACAGACCTCAGGGACACCTACCTGTCAAGTGACCAGTGGGCAGGAAGCTGCCAGGATGCGCTGAGGGTCCGAATGGGTTGGCGGCGGGATGGGTGGCACCTGGAGAGGGGGGAAGACTGTTGGAGGCGTGGGTGCACCTGGGGCTCCATCTGTGCCTCCTTCCCAGGGTGGTGCACCCTGGCTGCTCCACCTCCCCATCCAAACTCAGGACCAGCTAGGAGGTAGGCTTTCATCTCCCTGAATCTGGAAGGCCACGACgcaggggagcagggaggaaggTGCTGATAGTAGTGAGCCCCCAGCGGAGAAGGGCAGAGAGAAGGCCTGAGGTTGAGCCTTCTTGAGGGGCTACTCCCGCAGCCAGCTACCCTCCGAGGTCCTAACCAGAGCTAACAAACAATCCTGGTCGTTTGACAGTGGGTGTGGCTTGGTCCAGACGAACAATGGCCTGAAGATGGCAGCCCCTCCGGTGGTGTCCCCTGGCTGCTGGCCACAGCCCACAAGCATCAGTGCGGAATCAGCCCCGCTCCCCCAACGCCTCCAGAACCGAATGTGGAGGGCAGCCAAGTGGGCCTGGCTCCGAGAAGGGGCTGCTGGGTCAAGGGCAGACCCTGCTGCTTAGGGTGTCCCACCTTCTGTCTAGAGGCGAATTTCTGGTGAGACCTGTGAGAGGGGCGCCCCCTCCTGTCTCTCCAGCTCCCTCCACCTGTTAGGGGACCCTAACAATGGAGTGCTCCGTCTGCCTGCTGTGGGTGTCACAGGTGGGCTCCTCCACCCAGACAAACACAGGTTTAGTTCCCAGAGAGCTTCCACCTAGAAACGTGATCTCATTTCTAAGTGACCTTATGAAGAGATCGAACCAGAAGTTAGGAAACAGCTGGTCCCAGTGCTGAAAAGGATGCTATAAGAGCACTTGGAGGGCAGTCAGGGAAATGTGCTGCCTTACAAAGCTACACCTCAAGAAAAGGCCAACGAGCTGATACTCCCTGGGAAAGAGGATGGCAACATGCACACAGATGGAAGAAACACTCACACCAGATGGGGGGGTGGGCGACCAGGCGTCAGGCAGGGACAGCAGGGCCCTGGTCTAGGTGGGGCATGTGCTGGGGCAAGTGGACGCACAGCAGGATGAGGCCGTGGGTGGAGGGAAGCATGGGGGGCCCAGGCCACAGTCTGTAGGATAAGGCCTAAGAAGTCTGCTGGCTGCCAGGGCTGAGGCCCAGATGGGAGGCGCTCTGCTTTCTGAGGAACCAGACACCTGGGAGATGCCTCTGCCCTGGCtggggactggaggccatgaggGTGGTGGAGTGGGGGCTGGGAAGAGCCGGCCAGCTCACAGGCCAGCCGGCATGATCCCATCACACCGGTGCACTAACGGGCTGCCTGCACAGACTGACAGCGGGTGGGGGTGAGCAAGCATGAGCTTGTGGCAGGGTGTGAGCGGGGTGGATGTACAGAGTGGTCAGGGAAGgtcctctgaggaggtgacatccTTCAAGGGCCTGACAGCTGGGGAAGAGGCAGCAGCAGCCCTGTGGGCTCCAGACCATCAACCTGAGGACTGCTGCATGGTTGCCCTGCGTCGGCATCTGGGAACCTGGGTTTCAGGAGGTTCCTCACCTTCCTCTGATAGGAATACCTCACTCACATGTGCTCAGATTGTTTGTGCAAACAGTGTGGTTTGTGCTGAGCACTCGCTTTCCTTCCGGGAGTCTGGGTTTTGGTCCAGGCAGACACAGGTGCCTACATGACTGGCCCCCAGTAAGAAGCCGGGGTGCTGGGTCCCCACAAGCTTCCTTGGGAGACAGCCTCTTGCCCTGTTGTCAGGGCTCCTTTCCGGGGAATAAAGTGCATCCTGGGGCTCCTCAGGCAGTGCTCAGGAGACACCCGACTtccaccctcctccccttccttgcCGACAGATGCGTGTCCCTTGGCTGCAAGGCATACGGCTGGGGGTGTGTGAGACGTAGGCCGAGTCCTGGGAGTGCCGCAAGCCTAGGGGTAGTCCTAGGGACCCAACACAGTGAGGCTGTGGTGTGGCTGCTGGCGGAGGTGAACACGGGACAGAGGCTCTGGAGCAGGTTCCCACCATTCGGACAACAGCCGAACACGGGCCAGAGCATGGGCGGGGTCAGGTCAGCTGTGGGGACACCTCCAGGGGGCGAGGGAGAAGCCTGAGGCAGGCAGGACTGCCAGACCCCACCTGCTACAGCTGGAGAAACAAAAGCGCCGCCCAAGCAGCCGGAGCCCTCCTGAGCCCACACCAGCCAGAGGAGAAAGGCGAGACCGCGTCTGCTGGGCCATCCCCAGGCCTGCACGCTGGCAGGGGCCGCCAGCTCCCCTGGGCCAGGCCGCCTTACCCGAGCTGGAGAAGAGGGGCCGGGCCAGGTCCTGTGGGTAGTGGAATCCGGCGAACACGCCCGGGGCGGGGGGTCTGCTGAACAAGTCCAGCTTGGTGCCCACGTCCAGCTTGTGGGGCTCCAGCTGCATCTGCCGGGACAGAGCGTGTATAGGGGCCGGAGGCCGGGCCTCTGTCCTGCTCGCCACCAGGCTGCCGATGAGCTGGACAACAAGGTGTGATGCCCCCTGCTCCGCTGGCCTCGCTCAGTGGGCGGAGAGACAGGTAAGAGTCATCCTGACCATGTGTCAGCGATGTGGGGTAACCGAAACGTCGTCACGTGCGGTCGATATAGGAGGTTCCCGATTGCAGCGTTTCGCTCCTGTTTATATGGTCTTTGAAAGCTGGTGTTTTACACTTAAAACTCATCTCAATTTGGATGCTACATTTTCATTAGAAATACTGTTTAGATTTTGTAAAGTTGAGTTGGAAAAGTACATGCGCATACCCGAGTCTTTCCAGTTTTCTAATGGCTAAGTTTACCAagagtattaaaatttaaatgtattaaataaaacTAAGATGCCAGTCCCTGGGTCATAGGGCCACGGGAGGCACGGGGTGGGCCGAGTCTGTCCTAGTTCTTCCTGCTGTGGTGACAACAGAGGGTtgccccccaccctgcctcctccACTGCACCTTCCAGGCACCCTGCCTGAGTGTCTGCCTGTTAATCCATCATAAATCCCTTTCTGTGACTTGTCCTTTGTAACCCACTCAGGGCGtgataaggagaaggcaatggcaccccactccagtactcttgcctggaaaatcccatgggcggaggagcctggtgggctgtagtccatggggtcgctaagagttggacatgactaagcaacttcactttcacttttcactttcatgcattggagaaggaaatggcaacccactccagtgttcttgcctggagaatcccagggacgggggagcctggtgggctgctgtctatggggtcgcagagtcggacacgactgaagtgacttagcagtagcagtatggcGTGATGATTTAAAAATACCTTGAATAAGGGTAATGTGTTACCTGAGATGACACACAAAAAGTGTGGAGACTCTTCTGTGATACAGGGTGTGGGGTCCCTTTCTGGCCTCCCTCAGCGCCCCAGCCCACTGCCCCTGGCTGCAAGTCCCCAGGATTCCCAGGGCTGCCTCTTCCCTGAATTGCTCAGCCAGGGCATCTGGCATCACCCATTGCGGGGAGGATGGCCTCAAGCTGGGTTCCTCTTCACCACCTGTCCCCCCCAGGAGCATGCAGGCTCCGTGACCACTTAGGTTCATCTTTGTCCATGGCCCACAGCAGACACTTAATAAACACTTGGGGGGAAGGGGGGACCAGGCCAAAGGCCCCCTGGGAGGGCTTGACTGACAGCAGGGAGGCTCACAGGGTCAGCTCCTCTCTAACCCTGCCTGGGTCATCCCGGGTGACAGGTGGAAGTGACTTTGAGCTCCCCATACACTTCTGTCCTGCTCCCCAGCTCCGACCCCTGCTGGCCCGGCCCAGCGCTGGGGCGAGGGGCACATGCGCACATGTGTGGACGCTGGGGAGGGCCTGGCCCAAGAAGGGCGCTCTCTGAGCCGCAGGCCTGGCTGGCAGGACGAGCAGTCCAGCTCACCTTTATCTTCTGCTGATGGTGGTAGATCTGCCAGGCGATCTGCACGTGCACAGCGCACCACTTCCCCGGCTTCTGCGACGGGGGGATGGGCTCAGCCTCGCGGCCAGAACCGtctcctcactccccacccccagatccCTGCTGTCACAGGGCACCCCTGTGCCACCCAAGAGAGTCCTCCCTGGCCTCAGACCCTCCCGGAAGGTCCCACCGGGCCCCTTCCTCCCAAGGCgagacacacacaggcacacacacagaccttACACATGcaagcacgcacacactcacCCTGATTGCTGTCCGGTACGGGTCGGACACCTGCTGTCAACAGAGGAGGAAGTGTTAGACCCAGGCTCTGCAAGCAGTCAAGCCcagaggggttggggagggggcacTATGTGAGCCTCATGGAGCCATGCTGGCTGGACGCCCACCCGGGAAGGAGAGACGCAAGAACACCACTGCCACCTACCCCGGGGGCTTTCTGCAGGAGGGTGTGAACCACACTGGCCCGGCCTGTTAACTCGAGTGGGTTTGAAGTCTGAGGGGAGAGAGGGACACCACACGAGACCACTGTGCAGGCTCCGTGCCCAGGTGGCACCAAACCCCCCCAGGGCACCGGTGTCTGCCTTGCCCTGTGAGGCCCTGCACGCTGTCACCCAGGATGGTCTGGCCCCACCACATCCTCCATCCGGAGGTTTCTGAAAAGGCGGCAGGAGAAGGCTCTGATCGCTGTGCTGTGTGAAGGCAGCCCGCTGCAGGGAAGGTGAGCAGAGCAAGCCAGCTCCCTGGTGCCTGGGCCTCCGGCAGTGTGGACAGCCATGGATGGCTGCTGTCCACACTCTACCTCTGCTCCTCTGCActgctcctcccaccccccaaccccagtgcTCCCAGCTGAGGAGAGAACAAGTGAAGCAAGGCTCTCCTGGCCCCGAAGGTCAAGATATTCTGCACTCGGGTGAAGGCCCTTCAGGTGCCACCTGGGATCATGACTGCCCTGAGAGATGCTGGattatggggggggggggcggtcctGCAGCCCCTGCCCACCGTGCCCACACCCTCCCGGGAGCAGCTGGTACCTTGGGCTGAAAAGCACCCTGCAGGGATCCAAAGGGGCCTGGGTGTGGGAGCAGGGCGGGCAGTCCTGGGACGGCAGGAGGGAAGGGCGGGAAAAACTGCAAGAGAAGGCGGGAGGGGTGTTCCAGGGGCCTCGCCGGGCACTCGGACATCCTGGGCAGGGGCACTGGGCCTGGCCCTCTGGCCCCCACCCTGCCACGCCTGCACTAGGTGGGAGGCTACACAGACAAGGCGCagcctgacccccaccccccaccctgcctggTGACCCCAGGGCACGCAGGGACACTCACGTGGGAATGTCGGAAGTAGGGGCTGTCCAGCTTGGGCGTGTACTTGTCAAACtggaagggaaggaggcagagagtgAGGCCTCCCAGCCTTGCTGATGCCTCCATTGGCCAAGCGCCCACCCACACCGCCAGGCCGGGCAGCGGCCAGAATGAGGCTGGCGGCCCCCAGCCAGCTATCCTCCAGGCTCCCTGAGG is a genomic window of Bos javanicus breed banteng chromosome 17, ARS-OSU_banteng_1.0, whole genome shotgun sequence containing:
- the FBRSL1 gene encoding fibrosin-1-like protein isoform X4; translated protein: MEAKVRQSRRSRAQRDRGRRREAARDARDQSASSGDEPEPGPGKENTGLPRAPPPRAAAARPPRRRRRESSSQEEEVIDGFAIASFSTLEALEKDMALKPHERKEKWERRLVKKPREAENCPSAEPSENGRPLEAGSSEQDLETPCDRGKKKVPLQPTKQMKVAVSRVGDHNSDGDSFREATSSRRSSSRDQLSDSSAQAVSGRGYSCDSESDGDDKASVGSEKLFAPAADKGHTLGEKSEAKTGAAPKVSGLERSRELSTEPPFLAPVRSPAPVLPSASTAASPLVKKEAPALPRLAPQLPPASSQPRAPLLTHVPLPQGVFPGPGPAAHNGLHSLSRSSSASSGASLGLAKHASLSPHGPGPHLSTSHLALRSQAQHQHHAAAMFAAPPTLPPPPALPANSLVIPGHPADASLLISFSQPIMYCQPHSGILIDHELLRQELNARFLVQSAPLGPGALLRAEFHQHQHTHQHTHQHQHTFAPFPAGPPPPPLLPHAAPPPFDKYTPKLDSPYFRHSHFFPPFPPAVPGLPALLPHPGPFGSLQGAFQPKTSNPLELTGRASVVHTLLQKAPGQVSDPYRTAIRPGKWCAVHVQIAWQIYHHQQKIKMQLEPHKLDVGTKLDLFSRPPAPGVFAGFHYPQDLARPLFSSSGATHPAANPFGPSAHPGSFLPTGHLTDPFSRSSTFGGLGSLGSNAFGGLGSHALTPGGGSIFAPKEGPTLHGLPSPHEAWNRLHRAPPSFPTPPPWPKPLDAERVSALTNHSRELDKGKEGRDRDLLEKTRLLSRASPAAPVGHPGSGLVLRGQGDPGRPGIPAEREAELRIKESHSPAREDGPKPSKMALGEGLRLAGLLGREPGKPQEALAEQPQSDVKVKEERGEDGDVPPQPGPGPAGRERPAFAWEPPRDAYRGPELPRRAPPGPGPAALLEPPERPYRDREPHDYSPERLREARRDELERARAAHLDGATLLPALGALHYPRLAPAALHNSLLARTPPTAAAALGAPPPLVAAGGPPTPPGQPRSRTTPLGARAPGEARDYSPSRNPQEVEAR
- the FBRSL1 gene encoding fibrosin-1-like protein isoform X1, whose amino-acid sequence is MEAKVRQSRRSRAQRDRGRRREAARDARDQSASSGDEPEPGPGKENTGLPRAPPPRAAAARPPRRRRRESSSQEEEVIDGFAIASFSTLEALEKDMALKPHERKEKWERRLVKKPREAENCPSAEPSENGRPLEAGSSEQDLETPCDRGKKKVPLQPTKQMKVAVSRVGDHNSDGDSFREATSSRRSSSRDQLSDSSAQAVSGRGYSCDSESDGDDKASVGSEKLFAPAADKGHTLGEKSEAKTGAAPKVSGLERSRELSTEPPFLAPVRSPAPVLPSASTAASPLVKKEAPALPRLAPQLPPASSQPRAPLLTHVPLPQGVFPGPGPAAHNGLHSLSRSSSASSGASLGLAKHASLSPHGPGPHLSTSHLALRSQAQHQHHAAAMFAAPPTLPPPPALPANSLVIPGHPADASLLISFSQPIMYCQPHSGILIDHELLRQELNARFLVQSAPLGPGALLRAEFHQHQHTHQHTHQHQHTFAPFPAGPPPPPLLPHAAPPPFDKYTPKLDSPYFRHSHFFPPFPPAVPGLPALLPHPGPFGSLQGAFQPKTSNPLELTGRASVVHTLLQKAPGQVSDPYRTAIRKPGKWCAVHVQIAWQIYHHQQKIKMQLEPHKLDVGTKLDLFSRPPAPGVFAGFHYPQDLARPLFSSSGATHPAANPFGPSAHPGSFLPTGHLTDPFSRSSTFGGLGSLGSNAFGGLGSHALTPGGGSIFAPKEGPTLHGLPSPHEAWNRLHRAPPSFPTPPPWPKPLDAERVSALTNHSRELDKGKEGRDRDLLEKTRLLSRASPAAPVGHPGSGLVLRGQGDPGRPGIPAEREAELRIKESHSPAREDGPKPSKMALGEGLRLAGLLGREPGKPQEALAEQPQSDVKVKEERGEDGDVPPQPGPGPAGRERPAFAWEPPRDAYRGPELPRRAPPGPGPAALLEPPERPYRDREPHDYSPERLREARRDELERARAAHLDGATLLPALGALHYPRLAPAALHNSLLARTPPTAAAALGAPPPLVAAGGPPTPPGQPRSRTTPLGARAPGEARDYSPSRNPQEVEAR
- the FBRSL1 gene encoding fibrosin-1-like protein isoform X6, giving the protein MEAKVRQSRRSRAQRDRGRRREAARDARDQSASSGDEPEPGPGKENTGLPRAPPPRAAAARPPRRRRRESSSQEEEVIDGFAIASFSTLEALEKDMALKPHERKEKWERRLVKKPREAENCPSAEPSENGRPLEAGSSEQDLETPCDRGKKKVPLQPTKQMKVAVSRVGDHNSDGDSFREATSSRRSSSRDQLSDSSAQAVSGRGYSCDSESDGDDKASVGSEKLFAPAADKGHTLGEKSEAKTGAAPKVSGLERSRELSTEPPFLAPVRSPAPVLPSASTAASPLVKKEAPALPRLAPQLPPASSQPRAPLLTHVPLPQGVFPGPGPAAHNGLHSLSRSSSASSGASLGLAKHASLSPHGPGPHLSTSHLALRSQAQHQHHAAAMFAAPPTLPPPPALPANSLVIPGHPADHELLRQELNARFLVQSAPLGPGALLRAEFHQHQHTHQHTHQHQHTFAPFPAGPPPPPLLPHAAPPPFDKYTPKLDSPYFRHSHFFPPFPPAVPGLPALLPHPGPFGSLQGAFQPKTSNPLELTGRASVVHTLLQKAPGQVSDPYRTAIRKPGKWCAVHVQIAWQIYHHQQKIKMQLEPHKLDVGTKLDLFSRPPAPGVFAGFHYPQDLARPLFSSSGATHPAANPFGPSAHPGSFLPTGHLTDPFSRSSTFGGLGSLGSNAFGGLGSHALTPGGGSIFAPKEGPTLHGLPSPHEAWNRLHRAPPSFPTPPPWPKPLDAERVSALTNHSRELDKGKEGRDRDLLEKTRLLSRASPAAPVGHPGSGLVLRGQGDPGRPGIPAEREAELRIKESHSPAREDGPKPSKMALGEGLRLAGLLGREPGKPQEALAEQPQSDVKVKEERGEDGDVPPQPGPGPAGRERPAFAWEPPRDAYRGPELPRRAPPGPGPAALLEPPERPYRDREPHDYSPERLREARRDELERARAAHLDGATLLPALGALHYPRLAPAALHNSLLARTPPTAAAALGAPPPLVAAGGPPTPPGQPRSRTTPLGARAPGEARDYSPSRNPQEVEAR
- the FBRSL1 gene encoding fibrosin-1-like protein isoform X10, whose amino-acid sequence is MEAKVRQSRRSRAQRDRGRRREAARDARDQSASSGDEPEPGPGKENTGLPRAPPPRAAAARPPRRRRRESSSQEEEVIDGFAIASFSTLEALEKDMALKPHERKEKWERRLVKKPREAENCPSAEPSENGRPLEAGSSEQDLETPCDRGKKKVPLQPTKQMKVAVSRVGDHNSDGDSFREATSSRRSSSRDQLSDSSAQAVSGRGYSCDSESDGDDKASVGSEKLFAPAADKGHTLGEKSEAKTGAAPKVSGLERSRELSTEPPFLAPVRSPAPVLPSASTAASPLVKKEAPALPRLAPQLPPASSQPRAPLLTHVPLPQGVFPGPGPAAHNGLHSLSRSSSASSGASLGLAKHASLSPHGPGPHLSTSHLALRSQAQHQHHAAAMFAAPPTLPPPPALPANSLVIPGHPADASLLISFSQPIMYCQPHSGILIDHELLRQELNARFLVQSAPLGPGALLRAEFHQHQHTHQHTHQHQHTFAPFPAGPPPPPLLPHAAPPPFDKYTPKLDSPYFRHSHFFPPFPPAVPGLPALLPHPGPFGSLQGAFQPKTSNPLELTGRASVVHTLLQKAPGQVSDPYRTAIRMQLEPHKLDVGTKLDLFSRPPAPGVFAGFHYPQDLARPLFSSSGATHPAANPFGPSAHPGSFLPTGHLTDPFSRSSTFGGLGSLGSNAFGGLGSHALTPGGGSIFAPKEGPTLHGLPSPHEAWNRLHRAPPSFPTPPPWPKPLDAERVSALTNHSRELDKGKEGRDRDLLEKTRLLSRASPAAPVGHPGSGLVLRGQGDPGRPGIPAEREAELRIKESHSPAREDGPKPSKMALGEGLRLAGLLGREPGKPQEALAEQPQSDVKVKEERGEDGDVPPQPGPGPAGRERPAFAWEPPRDAYRGPELPRRAPPGPGPAALLEPPERPYRDREPHDYSPERLREARRDELERARAAHLDGATLLPALGALHYPRLAPAALHNSLLARTPPTAAAALGAPPPLVAAGGPPTPPGQPRSRTTPLGARAPGEARDYSPSRNPQEVEAR